One Zerene cesonia ecotype Mississippi chromosome 25, Zerene_cesonia_1.1, whole genome shotgun sequence DNA window includes the following coding sequences:
- the LOC119836569 gene encoding uncharacterized protein LOC119836569, which produces MARQSDSDVKSKMALVTLVCVFSAFVCVSGHVALTYPPARKYDLDFLDNSRTKPPCGMPKGSIKTSFLAGSTFTVHWHLAYAHKGGFSLRILDYLERPLLDLTPRAGGSEFVRDDITAQSYEVHLPSDFTCENCTLQLQREADEWGSKYRFWSCADIDIVQRKEYHESCSGKGFHILGRCKCNKLHSGARCQFADECADDADCGLRGKCVPAAPPAARLCYCPHGFYGKGCNKKAPWKEKTINLGLYSKRELSKDFSLYWRVIRDMQEVEFVMIVNGTSYAAIGWRPKGLKKECKNFPVLGAPLEKPTTSKPEPLHKPEPKSESKNKSDPQPEPEPEPKSEPKSEPQPEPQPEPKAEPEPEPEPKSEPQPEPTAEPEPQSEPEPEPEPKSEPQAEPSPEPTTQETKMEIFENDRNKRVAMHTLDGFDFKNLGNDVTVKTSVSKSVSSSKGRKKRAAQEIEKSNVATSTTIIDNETENYPSPRPTEPTLPNRKPKAFKPKSKFGPRPIISPVKVESSPTPEPQPEPTSEPTPEPQPTSEPEPSPEPTSEPEPSSEPEPSSEPESTAEPSSEPVSEPEPSSEPKAKLEPTPEPKSEREPKSEPLPEPSSEPEPTPEPKLEPEPSPEPKSEPVPEPEPKSEPEPTPEPKSEPTSEPISEPTSEPSPEPKSEPEPEPKSEPTSEPSPEPKSEPEPEPEPKSEPEPEPEPEPKSEPSPEPNAEADAENLLVKGLYEETGYFPAHEYVPKFDFNPMDCTDIVIGTARGNYHRVLDYYTRDRSTPRVDTFWGGHDDITASSGFEENGVTTIMFRKKIKAKEPTDHSLVDDDMHVIWARGQEAGELQQFYRPDQLKYHGHGAQRGLLAVNFFDEVKSPSSGGITALENDKCGAQFKLPADCDVTNKTCDFTASWEYLGQKRGKDSIRFTITTKETKYWTGIGFSLDRKMPQSDAVVGWVDARSGRPFLMDAWLGGYSAPRLDARQDLARARGQQADGYTTLSFVRQRDTGDAKDLAFTDVQCLYIIFVTKGGGFDPVNKRMSKHMSVPIITDEKICIKPCGPEPAEDESTPEPEQPGARSYSLYVRITGLAERFRPPARASAEYAALVQQLLAGLAPDLAAVPGYRDLSVNGFMQNETKAIIADLTLKSIESNLIEGSSGRAIDVSLARNESERDSDMDKWERAVRDTLAKGRVGNLNVDPEFLVFAPDSVLLPPEQGAPPPVFWSGLRLWAAAACAAALALLIAAQAACGLISASRKPQDHLIPSNAWNLTSSNTNYAFEPFENEDKFPTNRPIRPTSPPPPAPGTGRRPKSGTNGTNGTNGTSGTNGTNSTMVRSGNGTLGRGPNGYDGTLGRGPNGYDGVRNGNGYNNGKKFSNSAAQFYHDTRSLQRPRSQYGYAP; this is translated from the exons ATGGCTCGTCAATCTGACAGTGACGTAAAATCCAAGATGGCGCTAGTGACATTAGTGTGTGTGTTCAGTGCGTTTGTGTGCGTTAGTGGGCACGTGGCCCTGACGTATCCACCGGCTAGGAAGTATGATTTGGACTTTCTAGACAATTCTAGAACGAAACCGCCATGTGGAATGCCTAAAG gatcaataaaaacatcatttcTCGCTGGATCAACGTTTACAGTACACTGGCATTTAGCGTATGCTCACAAA GGTGGATTTTCATTGAGGATATTAGATTATTTAGAACGACCGCTTTTGGATCTTACGCCCAGAGCTGGCGGCTCGGAATTCGTGCGGGATGACATTAC TGCCCAAAGCTACGAAGTGCATCTACCAAGTGATTTCACATGCGAAAACTGCACTCTGCAGCTGCAACGTGAGGCGGACGAGTGGGGATCCAAGTACCGCTTCTGGTCGTGCGCCGATATCGATATAGTGCAAC GCAAGGAGTACCACGAGAGCTGCTCGGGCAAGGGCTTCCACATCCTGGGGCGCTGCAAGTGCAACAAGCTGCACAGCGGCGCGCGCTGCCAGTTCGCGGACGAGTGCGCGGACGACGCGGACTGCGGCCTGCGCGGCAAGTGCGTGCCCGCGGCGCCGCCGGCCGCGCGCCTCTGCTACTGCCCGCACGGCTTCTACGGGAAGGGCTGCAACAAGA AGGCACCATGGAAAGAAAAGACGATAAACCTTGGCCTCTACAGTAAGAGGGAACTGTCTAAAGACTTCTCGTTATATTGGCGAGTCATCAGAGACATGCAGGAGGTGGAGTTTGTGATGATCGTCAATGGGACATCGTATGCTG CTATCGGTTGGCGTCCTAAAGGATTGAAAAAGGAATGTAAGAATTTCCCTGTTCTGGGAGCTCCTCTCGAGAAAC caACAACATCAAAACCAGAACCGTTACATAAACCTGAACCAAAATCAGAGAGTAAAAACAAGTCGGACCCTCAACCAGAACCAGAACCAGAACCGAAGTCAGAACCTAAGTCAGAACCTCAGCCGGAACCACAACCAGAACCCAAAGCAGAACCAGAGCCTGAGCCGGAACCTAAGTCAGAACCTCAGCCAGAACCTACAGCGGAACCAGAACCTCAGTCAGAACCTGAGCCAGAACCAGAACCGAAATCAGAACCGCAAGCAGAACCGTCACCAGAACCTACAACGCAAGAAACCaaaatggaaatatttgaaaacgaTAGAAATAAGCGTGTAGCCATGCACACACTCGATGGGTTTGACTTCAAGAACCTAGGGAACGATGTGACTGTTAAGACTAGTGTTTCGAAGTCTGTATCTAGCTCTAAAg GTCGCAAGAAACGCGCAGCCCAAGAAATAGAAAAGTCAA ATGTGGCAACATCGACCACTATTATTGACAATGAAACTGAAAATTATCCTAGTCCCAGACCGACTGAACCTACTTTACCGAACCGAAAGCCCAAGGCATTTAAACCTAAGTCTAAATTTGGTCCTAGACCTATCATTAGTCCTGTTAAAGTAGAATCCTCTCCCACACCGGAACCGCAACCGGAACCTACTTCTGAACCTACACCGGAACCTCAACCCACATCTGAACCCGAACCTTCCCCAGAACCTACTTCTGAACCTGAACCCAGTTCTGAACCTGAACCGAGTTCGGAACCAGAATCAACAGCAGAACCATCTTCTGAGCCTGTATCAGAACCAGAACCTTCTTCTGAACCTAAGGCAAAGCTAGAACCAACCCCTGAACCTAAATCTGAACGTGAACCTAAATCGGAACCACTACCAGAACCGTCGTCTGAACCAGAACCTACTCCTGAACCTAAATTAGAACCTGAACCATCCCCAGAACCTAAATCTGAACCTGTACCTGAACCAGAACCTAAGTCCGAACCTGAACCAACCCCAGAACCAAAATCAGAACCAACCTCAGAACCTATATCTGAACCTACATCAGAGCCTTCTCCTGAACCTAAATCAGAACCTGAACCAGAACCTAAATCTGAACCTACATCAGAACCTTCCCCTGAACCTAAATCCGAACCCGAACCCGAACCAGAACCTAAATCAGAACCCGAACCAGAACCAGAACCTGAACCTAAATCAGAACCTTCCCCCGAACCCAACGCAGAAGCGGACGCTGAGAATTTGTTAGTGAAAGGCCTATATGAAGAAACAG GCTACTTCCCGGCTCACGAATACGTGCCCAAATTCGACTTCAACCCGATGGACTGTACTGACATCGTCATTGGAACCGCTCGAGGCAACTACCACAGAGTGCTTGATTATTACACTAGAGATAG GTCAACACCTCGGGTAGACACATTCTGGGGCGGACATGATGATATCACGGCATCCTCAGGTTTTGAAGAAAATGGAGTCACTACTATCATGTTCAGGAAGAAAATtaag GCCAAAGAGCCAACAGACCACTCGCTGGTGGACGACGATATGCACGTGATCTGGGCGCGCGGGCAGGAGGCGGGCGAGCTCCAGCAGTTCTACCGGCCCGACCAGCTCAAGTACCACGGCCACGGTGCCCAGAGGGGTCTGCTGGCTGTCAACTTCTTCG ACGAAGTGAAATCCCCATCATCCGGCGGTATAACCGCTTTGGAAAACGACAAGTGCGGTGCTCAGTTCAAGCTGCCTGCAGATTGTGACGTCACCAACAAGACCTGCGACTTCACTGCCTCCTGGGAGTACTTGGGGCAGAAGAGGGGCAAAGACTCCATACGGTTCACGATAACCACGAAGGAAACTAAATACTGGACTGGGATTGGTTTCAGTTTGGATAGGAAGATG CCGCAGAGCGACGCGGTGGTGGGGTGGGTGGACGCGCGCTCGGGCCGGCCCTTCCTCATGGACGCGTGGCTGGGCGGCTACTCCGCGCCGCGCCTGGACGCGCGCCAGGACCTCGCGCGGGCCCGGGGGCAGCAGGCCGACGGGTACACCACGCTCAGCTTCGTGCGCCAGCGGGACACTGGTGATGCGAAG GACCTGGCGTTTACAGATGTCCAGtgcttatacataatattcgtGACGAAGGGCGGCGGGTTCGATCCCGTGAACAAGCGGATGAGTAAGCACATGAGTGTTCCTATCATCACCGATGAGAAGATCTGCATCAAGCCATGTGGACCTG AACCGGCAGAGGACGAGAGCACGCCGGAGCCGGAGCAGCCGGGGGCCCGCTCGTACTCGCTGTACGTGCGCATCACGGGGCTGGCGGAGCGGTTCCGGCCGCCCGCGCGCGCCAGCGCGGAGTACGCCGCGCTGGTGCAGCAGCTGCTGGCCGGCCTGGCGCCCGATCTGGCTGCCGTGCCGGGCTACCGGGACCTCAGCGTCAACGGGTTCATGCA AAACGAAACGAAAGCAATAATAGCGGATCTCACTCTGAAATCGATAGAGTCGAACCTCATAGAGGGCTCCAGCGGGCGCGCTATCGACGTCTCGCTCGCGCGCAACGAGAGCGAGCGGGACAGCGATATGGACAAGTGGGAGAGGGCCGTTAGGGACACGCTGGCCAAGGGCCGGGTGGGCAACCTGAACGTGGATCCGGAGTTCTTGGTCTTCGCGCCTGATAGCG TGCTGCTGCCCCCCGAGCAGGGCGCGCCCCCGCCGGTGTTCTGGTCGGGGCTGCGCCTGTGGGCGGCGGCGGCCTGCGCGGCTGCGCTCGCCCTGCTCATAGCTGCGCAGGCTGCCTGCGGACTCATCTCCGCTTCTCGCAAACCACAG GACCACCTAATACCATCCAATGCTTGGAATCTAACTTCCTCCAATACCAACTACGCCTTCGAACCCTTCGAGAACGAGGACAAGTTCCCAACAAACCGTCCCATTCGCCCCACTTCCCCCCCGCCCCCGGCCCCCGGGACCGGACGTCGGCCGAAGAGTGGGACAAATGGGACAAACGGAACAAACGGAACGAGTGGGACGAACGGAACCAATAGCACCATGGTCCGCAGTGGTAACGGGACATTGGGACGTGGGCCGAACGGGTACGATGGGACATTGGGGCGGGGGCCAAATGGGTATGATGGGGTTCGAAACGGAAATGGGTACAATAATGGGAAAAAGTTTTCGAATAGTGCGGCGCAGTTCTATCACGATACGAGGTCGTTGCAGCGGCCTAGGAGTCAGTATGG CTATGCCCCC